The Streptomyces pactum genome contains a region encoding:
- a CDS encoding HDIG domain-containing metalloprotein — protein sequence MPSGLDTPHGAAELAESLLPPLENRWLHTQAVAARASEASAAVSEGDRDLLVAAAWLHDIGYAPELRDTGFHPLDGARHLEALGAPSRLVRLVAHHSGAVYEAEQRGLSAELDAYEREDSPVLDALIYADMTTGPAGQSFDFDHRIDEILVRYEPGSEVHNAISKARSYLGAAVERTRSRLAGQPT from the coding sequence ATGCCCTCTGGACTGGACACGCCTCACGGCGCGGCTGAACTGGCTGAGTCGCTCTTGCCTCCGCTTGAGAACCGCTGGCTGCACACTCAGGCGGTAGCGGCTAGGGCAAGCGAAGCATCCGCGGCCGTGTCCGAGGGCGACCGTGATCTGCTCGTCGCTGCTGCCTGGCTGCACGACATCGGCTACGCCCCGGAGCTGCGGGACACAGGGTTCCACCCGCTCGATGGTGCTCGTCATCTGGAAGCCCTTGGGGCGCCCTCGCGGCTCGTCCGCCTCGTGGCCCATCACTCCGGGGCCGTGTACGAAGCTGAACAACGCGGCCTGTCTGCTGAGCTTGACGCTTATGAGCGGGAGGACTCTCCCGTCCTCGACGCGCTGATCTACGCGGACATGACGACTGGGCCGGCCGGACAGTCTTTCGACTTCGATCACCGCATTGACGAGATCCTGGTGCGATACGAGCCGGGCAGTGAAGTGCACAACGCGATCAGCAAGGCGCGTTCGTACCTCGGGGCTGCCGTTGAGCGGACGCGCTCTCGCCTCGCTGGTCAGCCGACGTAG
- a CDS encoding NUDIX hydrolase encodes MARVDYFNDPNAPKANSIVPSVTAVARNDAGEVLLIHKTDNNLWALPGGGVDVGESAPDAAVRETKEETGFDVEVTGLVGTYTNPAHVMAYDDGEVRQQFSICFRARIVGGELRTSSESKEVAFVHPSRLDDLNIHPSMRMRIDHGLTDNPDPYVG; translated from the coding sequence ATGGCCCGAGTCGACTACTTCAACGATCCGAACGCCCCGAAGGCGAACAGCATCGTTCCATCCGTCACCGCTGTGGCACGCAACGATGCCGGCGAAGTCTTGCTGATCCACAAGACGGACAACAATCTGTGGGCACTCCCCGGCGGTGGCGTCGACGTCGGCGAGTCAGCCCCAGATGCCGCCGTGCGCGAGACCAAGGAAGAGACCGGGTTCGACGTCGAGGTGACCGGACTGGTCGGCACCTACACCAACCCGGCGCACGTCATGGCGTACGACGACGGCGAGGTCCGCCAACAGTTCTCGATCTGCTTCCGCGCCCGCATCGTGGGGGGCGAACTGCGCACGAGCAGCGAGAGCAAGGAAGTGGCGTTCGTCCACCCCAGCCGACTGGACGACTTGAACATTCACCCGTCGATGCGGATGCGGATCGACCACGGACTGACCGATAACCCCGATCCCTACGTCGGCTGA